One genomic segment of Aquipluma nitroreducens includes these proteins:
- the kdpC gene encoding potassium-transporting ATPase subunit KdpC, with translation MNTQIKIALKIFILFTVLLGGIYPLVITGVAQLVFPEKANGSLIVVDNKTIGSKLIGQNFDSDIYFSSRPSAIDYNPLPSGGSNLGLTSEKLKQQVADRKLEFVKANQLTANMPIPSEMLFASASGLDPHILPEAAIIQVGRIENARKLNSTQKQQLFQAINQLTEEPQFLFLGEARINVLKLNLELDKIDVNHIRKN, from the coding sequence ATGAATACTCAAATAAAGATTGCCCTAAAAATATTCATTCTGTTCACGGTGCTTTTAGGTGGAATTTATCCACTGGTGATCACAGGGGTAGCTCAGTTGGTATTTCCTGAAAAAGCAAATGGCAGTTTGATTGTAGTTGACAACAAGACGATTGGCAGTAAATTGATAGGTCAAAACTTCGATAGTGATATTTATTTCAGCTCACGACCTTCAGCCATTGATTATAATCCGCTCCCATCCGGAGGTTCAAATTTGGGTCTTACAAGTGAAAAGCTCAAGCAACAAGTTGCTGATAGGAAATTGGAGTTTGTAAAAGCTAACCAGCTTACCGCAAATATGCCTATTCCATCTGAAATGCTTTTTGCGTCGGCCAGCGGACTCGATCCTCATATTTTGCCTGAAGCCGCAATTATTCAAGTGGGAAGAATTGAAAATGCCAGAAAGCTCAATAGTACACAGAAGCAACAACTTTTTCAGGCCATAAATCAACTGACGGAAGAACCCCAGTTTTTGTTTCTGGGCGAGGCGCGAATAAATGTTTTGAAATTAAACCTTGAATTAGATAAGATTGATGTTAACCACATTCGTAAAAATTAA
- a CDS encoding HAMP domain-containing protein, whose product MKTSIRTKFILGMVFLFIIILVLLGFSAFYLNKLSTKTGAILKENYVSVVYAREMTKGLTNINQELATSFLMNRTVDSLSVNNELSSVSQMLQLEINNITEPGEDKLASNIENGIKEYRQSVEKYIKSPGQVELVLQLQKGFVTLNQQLEVLSQMNGKAIEVKSDDAKVSAKKALAQMTILGSLCFLIAFSFTYSFASYFNERFSQLYMGIKEISSNNFGQRLYFDGTDEFYEISLVFNEMAEKLHESNPKMSVPLADDFENDASSDDLWELKTVLAQMKSLEEQAKEVISKIESGTDLKMNG is encoded by the coding sequence ATGAAAACTTCAATCCGCACGAAATTTATACTTGGAATGGTGTTTTTATTTATCATCATTCTTGTGCTGCTGGGCTTTTCGGCTTTTTATCTGAATAAACTCTCAACAAAAACCGGTGCAATTCTCAAGGAAAATTATGTGTCGGTAGTTTATGCCCGTGAAATGACGAAGGGACTAACAAATATAAATCAGGAACTTGCAACCAGCTTTTTGATGAACAGAACTGTAGATAGTTTGTCTGTTAATAATGAACTGAGTTCTGTTTCGCAAATGCTTCAACTCGAGATAAATAATATTACCGAACCCGGAGAAGATAAGCTCGCTTCCAACATTGAAAACGGAATAAAAGAGTATCGTCAATCAGTTGAAAAATATATCAAATCGCCCGGGCAGGTTGAGTTGGTTCTTCAGTTGCAAAAGGGTTTTGTTACGCTGAATCAGCAGTTGGAAGTTTTGTCACAAATGAATGGCAAAGCCATCGAAGTAAAATCGGACGATGCAAAAGTTTCGGCAAAAAAAGCTTTGGCACAAATGACAATTCTGGGAAGCCTGTGTTTTTTGATTGCATTTAGTTTCACGTATAGTTTTGCTTCGTATTTTAACGAGCGCTTTTCGCAACTTTACATGGGAATTAAAGAGATTAGTTCAAATAATTTTGGTCAACGGCTTTATTTCGATGGCACGGATGAGTTTTACGAAATTTCGCTTGTTTTTAACGAAATGGCAGAAAAGCTTCATGAAAGCAATCCAAAAATGTCAGTACCTTTAGCTGATGATTTTGAAAATGATGCCAGTTCTGATGACCTTTGGGAGTTGAAAACAGTTTTGGCTCAGATGAAAAGTCTCGAAGAACAGGCTAAAGAGGTTATTTCAAAGATTGAAAGTGGAACGGATTTGAAAATGAATGGTTAA
- a CDS encoding sensor histidine kinase → MDFSDNRPNPDDLLASLKEEEEKSKRGKLKIFFGMCAGVGKTYSMLQAAHLEKQKGVDVIIGYIETHNRKETNQLVKGFELIPRKVFNYKGTAVQEMDTDAIIARKPQIVLVDELAHTNAPGSRHTKRFQDVQEILNNGIDVYTTVNVQHLESRADTVAQITGIVVRESIPDEIFEKSDEVELIDLTPDELLQRLTDGKIYTADRSAEAIQNFFRKGNITALREMALRIVADRVDKQLHEYMQVKRIKGPWKTGMHLLVAVGYSEQSARLLRWSKNLAYSMGATIQAIYVETTHELSSKEHEQLDKNIVLAKQLGIDFRITTHPDIVKAIVDFAQKENTTHIIIGKPNRQNTLSFWRLGNFVNKLIRQSGNIDVYILGTDDQLLTQQRKKFSVPVFTSPLTQYFATSLSVVFTAMLCFLLKGYMGYQVVSFILLCLVSILAVFFGTGPILIAAFLSSLIWDFFFIPPFYTFHIERTEDMLMLAMFFIIALLNGVLTSGVRRQEKKIRVREERTHAVYQLTKELSNASGITEVLAIATSDILKSFQLDCAIILKDENGQLRDRIEHDTTIHLSGNDWSVASWTCQHSTKAGKFTNTLPSGNFTFYPLIGNRITLGVIAVEHHKVFTQGEDQFWDTFLSQIASKLEREFLRDAARKAYVLKESDKLYKTLFNSISHELRIPVATIMGASDALLGKDYAPETRSALYNEINIASVRLNRLIENLLNMSRLDSGRISPHLDWCDLHDLINKVTETLSIELKPFNVHCVLADDMPLVKLDFGLMEQVLHNLLLNATQHAPEGTSLRVKFFYDNGFLTIEIMDRGSGFSSADLNMVFNKFYRGESAVAGGTGLGLSIVKGFVEAHNGTITAENRINGGARFVLKIPTEISDIFNV, encoded by the coding sequence ATGGACTTCTCTGATAATCGCCCAAATCCTGATGATTTGCTTGCTTCGCTGAAGGAGGAAGAAGAAAAAAGCAAACGCGGGAAGCTGAAAATATTTTTTGGTATGTGCGCCGGTGTTGGCAAAACATATTCGATGCTTCAGGCTGCTCACCTCGAAAAGCAAAAGGGTGTTGATGTTATTATTGGTTACATTGAAACTCACAACCGCAAAGAAACCAATCAATTGGTAAAGGGTTTTGAGTTGATACCGCGTAAAGTATTTAATTACAAGGGCACTGCCGTTCAGGAGATGGACACTGATGCCATTATTGCCCGCAAACCGCAAATCGTATTGGTCGACGAACTTGCACATACTAATGCTCCCGGAAGCCGCCATACCAAAAGGTTTCAGGATGTTCAGGAAATTCTGAACAATGGGATTGATGTTTATACCACTGTAAATGTTCAGCACCTCGAAAGCCGCGCCGACACCGTTGCCCAGATAACAGGTATTGTTGTGCGTGAGTCGATTCCCGACGAAATTTTTGAAAAATCGGATGAAGTTGAATTGATTGATCTCACTCCTGACGAATTGCTCCAGCGATTGACCGATGGGAAAATATATACCGCTGATCGTTCGGCTGAAGCCATTCAAAATTTTTTCAGGAAAGGAAACATTACGGCATTGCGTGAAATGGCTTTGCGAATTGTGGCCGATCGTGTCGATAAGCAGTTGCACGAATACATGCAGGTCAAGCGCATCAAAGGGCCGTGGAAAACGGGAATGCATTTGCTGGTTGCTGTTGGTTATTCCGAACAGTCTGCAAGGTTGCTTCGGTGGTCTAAAAATCTGGCTTATTCGATGGGTGCCACTATTCAGGCTATCTATGTTGAAACAACCCACGAGCTCAGCTCCAAAGAACATGAGCAGTTAGATAAAAACATCGTTCTGGCCAAACAATTGGGCATCGATTTCAGGATAACAACCCATCCGGATATTGTAAAGGCAATTGTTGATTTTGCCCAAAAGGAAAATACAACGCATATCATTATAGGGAAACCCAATCGCCAGAATACACTTTCATTTTGGCGACTTGGAAATTTTGTGAACAAGTTAATCAGGCAAAGTGGAAATATTGATGTTTATATTTTGGGAACTGACGATCAGCTACTAACTCAGCAGAGAAAGAAGTTCAGTGTACCAGTGTTTACCTCACCGTTGACCCAATATTTTGCTACATCGCTGAGTGTTGTTTTTACGGCAATGTTGTGCTTCTTGCTCAAAGGTTATATGGGTTATCAGGTTGTCTCGTTTATCTTGCTTTGCCTCGTTTCAATTCTGGCGGTCTTCTTTGGTACCGGACCAATTTTAATTGCAGCTTTCCTAAGCTCATTAATCTGGGATTTCTTTTTTATTCCACCTTTTTATACTTTTCATATTGAGAGGACAGAAGACATGCTCATGCTTGCCATGTTTTTTATCATTGCCTTGCTGAATGGTGTTCTGACTTCCGGAGTCAGAAGGCAGGAAAAGAAAATCAGGGTTCGCGAAGAACGCACTCATGCCGTTTACCAGCTTACCAAGGAACTTTCAAATGCTTCAGGAATTACAGAGGTTTTAGCAATTGCAACGAGCGATATTCTGAAATCGTTTCAACTCGATTGCGCGATTATTTTAAAGGATGAAAATGGGCAGCTAAGAGATAGAATTGAGCACGACACCACGATTCATCTCTCCGGAAATGATTGGAGTGTCGCATCATGGACTTGCCAGCATTCAACCAAAGCTGGAAAATTTACCAACACGCTTCCTTCCGGGAATTTTACATTTTATCCGCTTATCGGGAACCGGATCACATTGGGCGTTATTGCTGTTGAACACCACAAGGTTTTCACTCAGGGCGAGGATCAATTTTGGGATACATTTCTTTCGCAGATTGCCAGCAAACTGGAACGTGAGTTTTTACGCGATGCCGCCCGAAAGGCTTATGTTCTGAAAGAATCAGACAAATTATACAAAACGCTTTTTAATTCGATCTCTCACGAATTGCGCATTCCGGTTGCCACCATCATGGGAGCTTCGGATGCCTTGTTGGGCAAAGACTATGCGCCCGAAACCAGGAGCGCTTTGTATAACGAAATCAATATTGCCTCAGTCCGCTTAAACCGTTTGATCGAAAACTTATTGAACATGTCGCGGCTCGATTCCGGGCGCATTTCACCTCATTTGGATTGGTGCGATTTGCACGATCTGATCAATAAAGTTACCGAAACTCTTTCAATCGAATTAAAGCCATTCAATGTTCATTGCGTTTTGGCTGACGACATGCCTTTGGTAAAATTAGACTTTGGCCTGATGGAACAGGTGCTGCACAATTTACTCCTGAATGCGACACAACACGCTCCTGAAGGGACTAGTCTCAGGGTTAAATTCTTCTATGACAATGGTTTTTTGACAATTGAAATAATGGATCGCGGATCAGGTTTTTCATCAGCCGATTTGAACATGGTATTTAATAAATTTTACCGGGGCGAATCAGCAGTTGCCGGTGGTACTGGTTTGGGTTTGTCGATTGTGAAAGGCTTTGTTGAAGCGCACAATGGAACAATTACTGCTGAGAACCGCATAAATGGTGGTGCTAGGTTTGTCCTTAAAATACCTACCGAAATTTCAGATATCTTTAATGTTTAA
- a CDS encoding response regulator, with protein sequence MPESETILIIDDEVQIRRLLEITLSSNGYKIFSAATGKEGIVKAVTHTPVLIILDLGLPDADGLEILKSLREWYQKSIIILSVRSSEEDIVKALDFGANDYLTKPFRTGELLARIRASIRQKPGATDNPRLVFGSLEVDLANHIARKNNEFIKLTSTEFSLLALLSKNQGRVLTHQFILKEIWGMGYLEQTQYLRVFMAQLRKKIEDEPNKPKLLITESGIGYRFGS encoded by the coding sequence ATGCCTGAAAGCGAAACCATATTGATTATTGATGATGAAGTTCAAATCCGGCGTTTGCTCGAAATAACTCTGTCGTCAAACGGGTACAAAATATTTTCTGCAGCCACCGGAAAGGAAGGAATTGTAAAAGCAGTAACTCATACCCCGGTACTGATCATTCTCGATCTGGGACTTCCTGATGCCGACGGTCTTGAAATTCTGAAAAGCTTGCGCGAGTGGTATCAGAAATCGATCATCATTCTTTCAGTCCGAAGTTCCGAAGAAGATATCGTGAAAGCCCTTGATTTTGGCGCGAACGATTATCTTACCAAGCCTTTCAGAACCGGTGAATTACTGGCTCGTATTCGTGCTTCCATTCGTCAAAAACCGGGAGCAACCGATAATCCACGTTTGGTTTTTGGTTCGCTCGAAGTTGATTTGGCCAACCACATTGCCCGAAAAAACAATGAATTTATTAAACTTACTTCTACTGAATTTTCGTTACTTGCCTTATTATCAAAGAATCAGGGACGGGTTTTAACCCATCAGTTTATCCTGAAGGAAATTTGGGGGATGGGCTATCTGGAACAAACGCAGTATTTGCGTGTTTTTATGGCTCAATTGCGCAAAAAGATTGAAGATGAGCCCAATAAACCAAAATTATTGATTACCGAATCGGGTATTGGTTACCGGTTTGGAAGTTGA
- a CDS encoding cupin domain-containing protein yields MLNSHFKFAYNQIDDDVQIKILHHDDSMIMTEFMIKKGAILPEHVHQSDHSAYLLQGKIRVITGDIISEFVKGDSWCMKKNTCHHTEALENSIVLEVFSHDGDIEGFGIRQSSVQEER; encoded by the coding sequence ATGTTAAATTCGCATTTTAAATTTGCATACAACCAAATTGATGATGATGTACAAATCAAAATTCTTCATCATGACGATTCAATGATTATGACTGAATTCATGATTAAAAAAGGTGCTATATTACCTGAGCACGTTCATCAAAGCGATCATTCGGCTTATTTGCTTCAAGGTAAAATCCGTGTGATAACCGGTGATATTATTTCGGAATTCGTTAAAGGAGATAGCTGGTGTATGAAGAAAAACACGTGCCATCATACCGAAGCTCTGGAAAATTCGATAGTACTCGAAGTCTTTAGTCATGATGGCGATATTGAAGGCTTCGGTATTCGCCAAAGTTCAGTTCAGGAAGAAAGATAA
- a CDS encoding ThuA domain-containing protein, which yields MTNLKRLFITLFLVITALIVPAKTPSKPFNVIAFYTAKNDQAHISFVNEANHWFSEISAKQRFRYVSTNDWSKLNSDTLSNYQVVIFLDTRPELADQRKAFEQYMENGGAFMGFHFAAFALTPSDFPQNWDWFHNQFLGSGEYVSNTWRPTSAILKVEDRKHPATKHLPARFNSQPNEWYRWQNDLRTNPDIQILASIDSTSFPLGTGPKPNEIWHSGYYPVVWTNTKYRMIYINMGHNDIDYEHHTNKELSFTFTNKIQNRLIIDALKWLGAKN from the coding sequence ATGACAAACCTAAAAAGACTGTTTATTACACTGTTTTTGGTAATTACTGCTCTTATTGTGCCTGCCAAAACTCCTTCCAAACCATTTAACGTTATTGCCTTTTATACCGCTAAGAATGATCAGGCGCATATTAGTTTTGTGAACGAAGCCAACCACTGGTTTTCTGAAATAAGTGCGAAACAACGGTTTCGATATGTGTCAACCAACGATTGGAGCAAGCTAAATTCAGATACGCTTTCTAATTATCAGGTGGTGATTTTTCTGGATACCCGACCAGAGTTGGCCGATCAGCGAAAAGCATTTGAACAATACATGGAAAACGGTGGTGCTTTTATGGGCTTTCATTTTGCGGCGTTTGCATTAACTCCTTCCGATTTTCCGCAAAACTGGGACTGGTTTCACAACCAATTTTTGGGTTCAGGAGAATATGTCAGCAATACATGGAGGCCAACTTCAGCCATTTTAAAAGTGGAAGACCGAAAACATCCTGCGACTAAACACTTGCCAGCAAGATTTAATTCTCAGCCCAACGAATGGTACCGTTGGCAAAACGATTTGCGAACCAACCCCGACATTCAGATTCTTGCATCCATCGATTCAACGAGTTTCCCTTTGGGTACAGGCCCCAAGCCAAATGAGATATGGCATTCCGGCTATTATCCTGTAGTGTGGACCAATACAAAGTACCGGATGATTTACATCAATATGGGTCATAATGATATTGATTACGAACATCATACCAATAAGGAGTTGTCATTTACCTTCACAAATAAAATTCAAAATCGATTGATTATTGATGCTTTGAAGTGGCTGGGAGCGAAAAATTAA
- a CDS encoding family 78 glycoside hydrolase catalytic domain yields MNRISKISFNILLILLFCGMCFQLQSAVPEKNQPSGLSINFLTHADQVFLNGYPTNTPLVQAIGRRENFQFAEIAQKRPFFGWVVNSDQNNTIQTAYQIIVASSLENIQRSYGDFWDSGKTESGESQNVSYSGKELMPNSVYFWKVKTWDNHGSESSYSTVSQFKTAAKLVDYATAQYSLQKQDVYPATIKSISASETFIDFGKAAFGRLRLTLLGESGSDTVTIHLGEAQKDGRINRTPGGTIRYSVYKLALKKGWNTYEMAINPDKRNTGPNAILMPEYIGEVTPFRYCEIEGYREPIHKNQVAQVTVFYPFDETESYFNSSDSVLNQVWNLCKYSIKATSFCGTYVDGDRERIPYEADAYINQLGHYGVAREYSMARHSEEYLINRPTWPTEWILQSVLMAWNDYLYTGNKESLQHFYTDLKAKALLPLADESGLISAKTGKVTPEVLESIHFAGTLKDIVDWPQTGILGLGKNEPGETDGFVFQNVNTVVNAYHYQAVSQLAQIAKILNQTADEKQFAALAQKLKTVFNEKLLDKKRGNYVDGIGTDHASLHANMFPLTFGLVPEKSVSKVSSFVQSRGMACSVYGSQFLMDAVYDGNNADYGLELLSSTSERSWYNMIRVGSTISLEAWDNKYKPNQDWNHAWGAAPANIIPRKLMGIEPLEPGFRKIRVKPQSSSLEHAEIKCPTIRGDVLMSFQNKPQQSFSMNLTIPANTTADVYLLFWTKSQKVMMNGSAVKYRQEGNFAIIEEVGSGNSVFEVVK; encoded by the coding sequence ATGAACCGAATATCAAAAATATCATTTAATATTCTCCTGATTCTTCTATTTTGTGGAATGTGTTTTCAGCTTCAAAGTGCTGTTCCTGAAAAGAATCAACCATCTGGTCTTTCCATCAATTTTTTGACGCATGCCGATCAGGTCTTCCTGAATGGTTATCCAACAAACACTCCGTTAGTTCAGGCTATTGGCCGGAGAGAGAATTTTCAGTTTGCCGAAATTGCCCAAAAGCGACCATTCTTCGGTTGGGTAGTTAATTCCGATCAGAACAATACGATCCAGACTGCCTATCAGATCATAGTTGCTTCAAGTTTGGAAAATATCCAAAGAAGCTATGGAGATTTCTGGGATTCAGGAAAAACAGAAAGTGGCGAATCTCAGAATGTTAGTTATTCAGGGAAGGAACTTATGCCCAATTCGGTGTACTTCTGGAAAGTAAAAACCTGGGACAATCATGGCAGTGAATCATCATACTCCACAGTTTCCCAGTTTAAAACTGCCGCAAAGCTCGTTGATTATGCAACAGCTCAATATTCTTTGCAAAAGCAGGATGTTTATCCGGCTACAATAAAATCCATTTCGGCATCCGAAACATTCATTGATTTTGGGAAAGCTGCATTTGGCCGACTTCGATTGACCTTATTAGGCGAGTCTGGTTCTGACACAGTTACTATTCATTTGGGTGAGGCACAAAAAGACGGTAGAATTAACAGAACCCCGGGTGGAACTATTCGATATTCGGTTTATAAACTGGCACTGAAAAAAGGTTGGAACACATATGAAATGGCCATCAACCCTGACAAACGAAACACCGGCCCGAATGCGATTCTGATGCCCGAATACATTGGCGAAGTTACTCCTTTCAGGTATTGCGAGATTGAGGGATACCGTGAGCCAATCCATAAAAATCAGGTTGCTCAGGTAACCGTATTTTATCCGTTCGATGAAACTGAATCGTATTTTAACAGTTCAGATTCGGTACTCAATCAGGTTTGGAATTTGTGTAAATATTCGATTAAAGCCACTTCGTTTTGCGGAACGTATGTCGATGGCGACCGCGAGCGCATTCCTTACGAAGCCGATGCTTACATCAATCAATTGGGGCATTACGGAGTTGCGCGCGAATACAGCATGGCGCGCCATTCCGAAGAATACCTGATCAATCGGCCAACCTGGCCAACTGAATGGATTTTGCAATCGGTGCTGATGGCCTGGAACGATTATCTGTACACCGGAAATAAAGAGTCGCTGCAGCATTTTTATACCGATCTGAAGGCAAAAGCGTTGCTGCCATTGGCCGACGAATCCGGACTTATCAGCGCTAAAACCGGAAAAGTTACTCCGGAAGTATTGGAATCTATCCATTTTGCAGGAACGCTTAAAGATATTGTCGACTGGCCACAAACCGGAATTCTTGGGTTAGGGAAGAACGAACCCGGTGAGACTGATGGATTTGTTTTCCAAAACGTAAATACGGTGGTGAATGCATACCATTATCAGGCTGTCAGCCAACTGGCACAAATTGCAAAAATTTTAAATCAGACTGCCGACGAGAAACAATTTGCTGCGCTTGCACAAAAATTGAAAACTGTTTTCAATGAAAAGTTGCTCGATAAAAAAAGAGGTAATTACGTCGATGGAATCGGAACCGATCATGCTTCGTTACATGCCAATATGTTTCCACTCACTTTTGGCCTTGTCCCTGAAAAGTCGGTAAGTAAAGTAAGCAGCTTTGTGCAATCGCGCGGAATGGCTTGTAGTGTTTACGGATCGCAGTTTTTGATGGACGCCGTTTACGATGGAAACAATGCTGATTACGGATTGGAACTTCTTTCGTCGACTTCTGAACGGAGTTGGTACAACATGATTCGCGTTGGATCGACCATTTCGCTCGAAGCCTGGGACAATAAATACAAGCCAAACCAAGACTGGAACCATGCCTGGGGTGCTGCGCCCGCCAATATCATTCCGCGCAAACTGATGGGAATTGAACCGCTGGAACCCGGTTTTCGGAAAATACGCGTTAAACCACAATCCTCCTCACTCGAACATGCTGAAATCAAGTGCCCAACTATTCGTGGCGATGTGTTGATGTCGTTTCAAAACAAACCACAGCAATCGTTTTCCATGAATCTGACCATTCCGGCTAACACAACTGCTGATGTTTATTTGCTGTTTTGGACCAAGTCGCAAAAAGTGATGATGAACGGAAGTGCAGTAAAATATCGTCAGGAAGGAAATTTTGCAATTATTGAAGAAGTTGGCTCCGGAAACTCCGTATTTGAAGTGGTGAAATAG
- a CDS encoding glycoside hydrolase family 43 protein, which translates to MNRFLTVLFVFLSVTVMAQKEVYLFSYFVDNGQDGLHLAFSNDGLKWTPLNEGKSYLTPTVGKDKLMRDPFILKGSDGMFHMVWTSGWWDKQIGYSESKDLIHWSEQKGIPVMEYEPTAKNSWAPEMVYDPENKEYIIFWATTIPGRHSDVSDSEHEKGLNHRMYCTKTRDFKTFSPTELFFNPDFSTIDATILPKNNKFYMFLTNENPNPPQKNIRITNADHASGSYPVKVSEPITGKYWAEGPTCLEVGEYVYVYFDKYTEHKYGAVRSKNMVDWEDVSDQVSFPTGVRHGTAFKVSEAIMKLLKNK; encoded by the coding sequence ATGAACAGATTCCTTACAGTGCTTTTTGTATTTCTTTCTGTTACTGTAATGGCTCAGAAAGAAGTTTATTTGTTCTCGTATTTTGTCGATAATGGTCAGGATGGTTTGCACCTGGCCTTCAGCAACGATGGTTTAAAATGGACTCCATTGAATGAAGGGAAGTCGTATCTGACTCCAACTGTGGGTAAAGACAAGCTCATGCGTGATCCGTTTATTTTAAAGGGGTCAGATGGCATGTTTCACATGGTTTGGACTAGCGGTTGGTGGGATAAACAAATTGGTTATTCCGAGTCGAAAGATTTGATTCATTGGTCGGAACAAAAAGGAATCCCGGTTATGGAATACGAACCGACGGCCAAAAACAGTTGGGCGCCTGAGATGGTTTACGATCCTGAAAATAAGGAATACATCATCTTTTGGGCAACCACAATACCCGGACGACACTCTGATGTGTCAGATTCGGAGCACGAAAAGGGACTCAATCACCGGATGTACTGCACCAAAACGAGAGATTTCAAGACTTTTAGCCCTACCGAGTTGTTTTTTAATCCTGATTTCAGCACCATTGATGCCACGATCCTTCCGAAGAACAACAAGTTTTACATGTTCCTGACGAATGAAAATCCAAATCCGCCGCAGAAAAATATCCGGATAACTAATGCTGATCATGCCTCAGGATCCTATCCGGTAAAAGTCTCGGAGCCAATTACAGGAAAATATTGGGCTGAAGGTCCAACTTGTCTGGAAGTTGGCGAATATGTTTACGTTTACTTTGACAAATATACCGAGCACAAATATGGCGCAGTTCGGTCGAAAAATATGGTTGACTGGGAAGATGTCTCCGATCAGGTTTCTTTTCCGACTGGGGTGAGACACGGAACCGCATTTAAGGTTAGTGAGGCGATTATGAAATTGCTGAAAAACAAATAG
- the pgl gene encoding 6-phosphogluconolactonase, translating to MKKTDLHIFKSPEELANQFANLMMSWVENRSGNAFHLAISGGKTPDLLFSVLASKYADSTLWQKIHFWWVDERMVPPTHPESNFGVAQKLLFSHITIPEANIHRIKGENIPETEALSYSAQIQKNIPQKNEWPVFDLILLGMGDDGHTASIFPDQMHLLESKNFCEVATQSQSGQKRVTLTGEAINNALRICFLVTGSNKAERLSEIRNNPEKAKLLPAAQIKPANGLLEWYIDELAAQLIK from the coding sequence ATGAAGAAAACAGATCTGCATATTTTTAAAAGTCCGGAGGAATTAGCCAATCAGTTTGCCAATCTGATGATGAGTTGGGTTGAGAATCGCTCTGGAAATGCCTTTCATTTAGCCATTTCAGGAGGGAAAACTCCTGATCTCTTGTTTTCTGTACTTGCGTCAAAATATGCGGATTCAACACTTTGGCAAAAAATTCATTTTTGGTGGGTCGACGAGCGAATGGTTCCACCAACACACCCGGAAAGCAATTTTGGCGTTGCGCAAAAATTACTCTTCAGCCATATTACCATTCCTGAAGCAAACATCCATCGCATAAAAGGTGAAAATATTCCGGAAACTGAAGCACTCTCCTACTCTGCTCAAATTCAGAAAAATATTCCGCAAAAAAATGAGTGGCCAGTCTTCGATCTAATTCTGCTTGGAATGGGCGATGATGGGCACACAGCGTCGATTTTTCCTGACCAAATGCATTTGCTCGAGTCGAAAAACTTCTGCGAAGTAGCTACACAATCGCAGAGCGGCCAAAAACGCGTCACTTTGACTGGAGAGGCAATCAACAATGCATTAAGGATTTGCTTCCTTGTAACTGGATCAAACAAGGCCGAAAGGCTGTCAGAAATCAGAAACAATCCGGAGAAAGCAAAATTACTCCCGGCTGCACAAATCAAACCAGCGAATGGACTTTTGGAATGGTATATCGACGAACTTGCCGCACAACTCATCAAATAG